The sequence tgaaagagtggactgcggtcagtgtgctatttgattttgttttgatggatagatgggaattgagtaatttgtgtaatttaggtactgttccaaagatcattgtgacagttttgacaATGTTACTCCGGtaactgggatcagagccagagattacctaaatacgtggGGTGCAGGAGTGAGACAGACAGTGTTACTCCGGtaactgggatcagagccagagattacctaaatacgtggGGTGCAGGAGTTAGACAGACAGTGTTGCTGGGGTAAACTGGGATCAGAaccagagattacctaaatacgtggGGTGTAGGGGTGAGACAGACAGTGTTGCTCCGGTAACTGgaatcagagccagagattacctaaatacgtggGGTGCAGGAGTGAGACAGACAGTGTTACTCCGGTAACTGGGATCAGAggcagagattacctaaatacgtggGGTGCAGGAGTGAGACAGACAGTGTTGCTGGGGTAAACTGGGATCAGAACCAGAGATGACCTAAATACGTGGGGTGTAGGGGTGAGACAGACAGTGTTGCTCCGGTAACTGgaatcagagccagagattacctaaatacgtggGGTGCAGGAGTGAGACAGACAGTGTTACTCCGGtaactgggatcagagccagagattacctaaatacgtggGGTGCAGGAGTGAGACAGACAGTGTTGCTGGGGTAAACTGGGATCAGAaccagagattacctaaatacgtgAGGTGCAGGAGTGAGACAGACAGTGTTGCTggggttaactgggatcagaACCAGAgatttcaaatttagggccaaaGGGGCTGAGCtgaagttgattttttttttttgtgagactACAATGAGAAAGAACACCTGTCATAAGTCCACTATCATGACGAAGCGTATGGGACGTCCTGTTCCTAAACACTTACCATAATGTCCCTCAATTGAGATAGTAAACGTTGCATCATGTCCCTCCTTACGTAGGATTGGAGACAGGTTTTGATTGCTGGAGCGTAGGGAGAAGTATTAGATACATGTGCTGCATTCTTTGTATCCTGAAGGCCTAAacaatgcatttaattattaGTTCTTCTTTCAGGTGCCATCCTCGGATTCCGAAGAGTTGGAGGTAATTCAGCTTCCTTTTCATTTGGCTGCTTCTCCTGCTATTCATCATTTTAGCTGGCCGATCCTAATTTACACTTTACCTCCTTTAGAGATTGATATGCTGCTTCATTGATGACACTTTGCTTATGAAATGCACGTGTTCTTCTCAGTGATACTAACTTTATGCATTAATACTATTTTCTGATTTGCATTCTAAGGATCTCGTTTGCTGTTTTGAGTtctgttttttattctttatagatGGTTTGCAAGGTCGCCTTGGTTAATATTTCTTAGTTCTTTCTTGCTTTATATATGCGGATGACTTAGAGCTATAGAAATCTGATCTTAAATCCATTACACTCTTTTGCTTTATATTTTGGACAACGTTtcaaaatggctggctgagtgtgattagtGTTTGACTTCAGACCCATTATACTTGTTTGTTCTCTTTTCATTAGAGTTTAGTTTTTATTCTTTCACACTCTTTCACTCTGTACCTTGGGAGAACGCTCCAGTATGGATCTTATTGAGTGCAGTGTCTCTGTTTGTTATGTGTGCAACATCGTTAGCAATGGAAACCAGGCTGAGGTGGCACCCTCTAGAGGCCATGTGATATAAATATAGGAGAAAATGTgagcttaaagggtcactccagacccctaaacaacttcagcttgctgaaaagctttatgtgtgaagagtgtcctctttttttaaatttagcaaaaagtgcagatttcaatagaaattgacacttttataaatcaacctGGTTACGGCCCCTTGGCTTtgaagcagacaacaggtaatgttacttcctggtttcgttagctcaatgcagctgacctcaggaggcaacaattgcccagagcacctgacttataAAGACGTCTCATTAAGCtgtattgggaagcctgtgattaaACAGCAAAGTCTGggaggggttagaagaggagggtttgCAGTCTCTACAGATCTCTATTATAACAAAATGGCTGCATGCAACGTTTAAGTAAGATTTAATGAATGAATACTCTCTTAATTAAAACACTTAATGAATTACACTTCATGGTATTATTAGGGGAAAGAAATGTAAATCTAGACTAAAAGTTTCTATTGGGTAAATTTAACGCTAATTTGTTCGTAGTGTTCCTTCAAAAAATCCCATCATTGCTGTCATAAAATAATGTGGTTTGTGTACAGGAATGGGTGACATTGAATGAGCAATGAAACATAAACATCCATAAACTAGGCAAGAATGTATCAGCCAAGCTCGGCAAACATACTTTGTGATTCATTCaagtttttatttgtgtgtgtttcagaGACTTCAAACAGCGGTCAAAAAGTCGCAATAAAAGACCAGTTGACAAAGTAACAGAAAGAACTCTTCTTATCTTGGCCGACGCTTTGGATAAAAGGCACAGCCTCTTGGTGGACAAACCTGAAGAACTTCGACAACGAAAAAGGTTTCAAAACGTTCCTCTGATCAGTCCCAGCCTCGTGCAAAACCTCATTGATAAATTGCAGACAGAGGAGGTTGAAAGTATTGAGATATCATATTGGAAAAGCTATAATGAAAGTCTAAACATAATTAATTTAACGCCAAGTTTTTATAGACAAAGGGAGTATTTAGGACTAGGATCCCTTCCGGGGACACTGATATATGAAGCATCACATGCTCTGGGATATGCATACCTTGTAGCATCCACAGAATGTGACGCAGGAAACTCTCTATCGGCTTACGACATTTGCTGTGCTTTTGAAATCTGGATGAACCACCAGGGTGATTACAAAGATGGTGCCTACACCTGCTGTGGGGAGAGGTCCAGAGACTCTGTATGTGAAGCATCTGAGATGAGTGTTCATCTAACCTGAGGACATTTTTTAAACTTCTGCAAAGAGAAAGCAAAATCCTTGGCAGGGCACCATCCCAATCAAGTGGCGTAATAAGGGTTGTTGATGCAATCAGGCAGTGTACCGTAAAGCTCTGCTGCTTTTCAATTTCTTTGATGATAAATTAAATTGTGATCTATATATATCTCTACCTTTTTATATCCCGATTCTATGAGCACCCACTCTATCTATGAACACAGACATGAACCTCCCATTACATTGCGAGACAAGTTTTAACATAATACACATTAGTATGAAGTAAATTTTTACATGTCTCTGGAACTCGACGTACAATTCAACCATGCAGTATATGTAACCCCAAAGCGTGCAGAATACTAAGAATAATAATACTTCAGAGCACCAGTCAATATTAATGGAGAAGAGACATGTTACAGTACCGGGTGGCAGACAGAGGGGGCGCTCTGCCATAGGTGGTGCCACAGTGTATTGTGAAAAGCATGAATGTAGATTAAAAGGATAGCTGGTATGATCATGTTCAGGGAGATCGTCCGGCCCGCCAGACTGACTGCCAATCACACAGGACGACCCACTAACGGCAGACCACGAAAGAACATTGTTTCAGAGcattctgcatggtcctagtgcccttaGTGTAGCATGAAGActtctaatgatgcacttgctcTATACTTTTTGGGGAGAGGTTTTGGTGCCAAGCTGTTGTGGACACCAGGGAACACAATCTGGACTGCAGGACAGGATTCTGATATAGGGACTATCCCGCTGACTCCGAGACAGTTGGGAGCCTTGCTATTTATCACTCaatgggaggggaaaaaaaacataaatgtgaGGTTAGGATACTGCACTACATCAAAATGAACTGAAACGGTTAAACTCCGGCCTCCGGGCGCGGTTTATCAGACATTGGACTATTTGTGTATAATgcattttctatatatttcttttgttttctttttctgttattttgcaaTGTAgacattatcattttttttaaaccccttaaggaccaaacttctggaataaaagtgaatcatgacatgtcacacatgtcatgtgtccttaaggggttaaggacacatgacatgtgtgacatgtcatgattcccttttattccagaagtttggtccttaaggggttaaataaacaatTGGAGATTACAGCTACATAACGGTGGTGGCAAACTGAATTTTTGAGTAGGGTGGTAAAAGGTATTGCCGTGGTTCTGCCTACATTGCAGATGGTATGAAATGGAATAATATCCAGAcagttctatatataaatatgaagcCTT is a genomic window of Pelobates fuscus isolate aPelFus1 chromosome 8, aPelFus1.pri, whole genome shotgun sequence containing:
- the LOC134570636 gene encoding uncharacterized protein LOC134570636 isoform X1, encoding MNHRENYVDGSYSCCWETSRDSVCEKSEMSEKIRCHPRIPKSWRDFKQRSKSRNKRPVDKVTERTLLILADALDKRHSLLVDKPEELRQRKRFQNVPLISPSLVQNLIDKLQTEEVESIEISYWKSYNESLNIINLTPSFYRQREYLGLGSLPGTLIYEASHALGYAYLVASTECDAGNSLSAYDICCAFEIWMNHQGDYKDGAYTCCGERSRDSVCEASEMSVHLT
- the LOC134570636 gene encoding uncharacterized protein LOC134570636 isoform X2 is translated as MNHRENYVDGSYSCCWETSRDSVCEKSEMSEKIRDFKQRSKSRNKRPVDKVTERTLLILADALDKRHSLLVDKPEELRQRKRFQNVPLISPSLVQNLIDKLQTEEVESIEISYWKSYNESLNIINLTPSFYRQREYLGLGSLPGTLIYEASHALGYAYLVASTECDAGNSLSAYDICCAFEIWMNHQGDYKDGAYTCCGERSRDSVCEASEMSVHLT